DNA sequence from the Callospermophilus lateralis isolate mCalLat2 chromosome 2, mCalLat2.hap1, whole genome shotgun sequence genome:
CTTCATGTTGCTTCTCATAAGAAAGTCACAATCCATTCTTCATAATATCTTGCTGCCCATTATGTTCCTCGGTAAGACAAGCTCAATCTCTCTACCACGACCCATTCGTTTACCACAGATCAGCTGTAAACCCGACCAGGGTGCTTTAGCCAAAATGAATTCATGTCACAGAAGTCACAGATTGGTAGTTCAAGAACAAAATCATCAGCAAGAAGAATTTAGAAGTCTCTGTCGAGCATTCTTCTCTCCATTACTTGTTTTAGTTTCACTGTGTATGTCCAAATCTGTCAAAATTGaaagcaaatatttatgaaagGCATGTAGCAAGAAGTATCAATACTAAGTAACTTCTAAAAGATCCTTTTTATCTACTTGGTTTTTACTCCTTAGCGTAATTTCAAAGCAGTGAGTTAGGTCAAGGCAACAACTGAATCAATAACTCTCTTGGttccttttaaaagaaaaaattggagAACAACAAATGGGTCAGAGGTACAGAGACAAACTCCAATAAGACAAGACAAATAAAAGCAAGAAAGACAATAAGGAGGGGTACTGGGGCAGCAGGCAGAAtatgagacacagagagagagagtcagagaaggaagacagaaaaaCCAGAAAAAGCACAAAGTGATCATCTTTGGAAATTTGGGGTGGCACCAATTCATTCCCTCTCCCTTCCAGTCCTAGACTCCCCAGGGACCATAATAGGACAATGATGGTTCAGATGACAGATGGGGTAAAGATGGTCAATATTCATAACGGGCTGCTGCAGAGTACGCTGTGGCTCCACAGCCTCTGCCCTGAGAGTCAACCCTACCTTTGAGCTCTGCCATCTGGGCTTCTCCCTTGGTCTCTGCCGACATGGGAGATTTGCCATCCACAATATCCATCTTGATCATGCCAAGGTTAGTCAGCAGTAGCATTGGGTCGATCCCCTGACCACTGCTTTTAATATTCTCCAGTACCTTAAGACACTTGTATGACTTGAGTTCACTTATATTCTCCTCCAAGAAAAGATTGTAGAGGCTCAAGTCGTTGTACCCTTCAGACTTGAAATGCAGAACATCAAACGTGGGCAGGATTTCGTACACCTTGAGAACATCTGTCTTCTGTCGCAATGGAACAAACAGTGTATAAACAACCACAGGGGCCAGCAGCACATACACCATAAGGTTAATGAAGCTGAGCAACTGGAAGATGCCGACTGCGATGAGCTTGCACTGAAACTGATCGGGGACAGTGCTGTCATTTCTCAGGATCCCTGATTTGATGCTGCACACAAACTCATCTGAGAGTGAGGACAGGCTGAAGTAATACCCCAGGTACATGCATGCTAACAGTATGACAGTGAGTGTTATCAGCCGGCAGCCAATGTACTTGACAATCAAATTACTGGAGTTTTTCTTTGTCTTCAAGTACTGTTCCACAATTGGGTACTTGAAATGGCTTTCAGATATTTCCCACaaactaaaaagaaaaggaaacaaatgaagaTAATTTAGATACTCAaatattaaagacataaaaacatCCAACAATGTCACTAAAAATTTCAAACACCCATACTTCTCTACCTATCACTTTATCAGGGTAGTAAGGAATAACATTCAAGTTGAAAAAGTGGGagtaagaaaagaaataacaaaatatctttcctcttaatattttaaagaaagtcTAGTTAATTGAGTTAGTACTCAGAAATTCTTAGAATAATACTGGAACTTAATTGTCTGTTAAATAATCAGTTCCTAAGTAGGAACTACTGCTTTGGTTAACTACAATTTTTTCACAGAATTCATTATTC
Encoded proteins:
- the Panx1 gene encoding pannexin-1 isoform X1 codes for the protein MAIAHLATEYVFSDFLLKEPTEPKFKGLRLELAVDKMVTCIAVGLPLLLISLAFAQEISIGTQISCFSPSSFSWRQAAFVDSYCWAAVQQKNSLQSESGNLPLWLHKFFPYILLLFAILLYLPTLFWRFTAAPHLCSDLKFIMEELDKVYNRAIKAARSARDLDLRDGACPVPGVNENIGQSLWEISESHFKYPIVEQYLKTKKNSSNLIVKYIGCRLITLTVILLACMYLGYYFSLSSLSDEFVCSIKSGILRNDSTVPDQFQCKLIAVGIFQLLSFINLMVYVLLAPVVVYTLFVPLRQKTDVLKVYEILPTFDVLHFKSEGYNDLSLYNLFLEENISELKSYKCLKVLENIKSSGQGIDPMLLLTNLGMIKMDIVDGKSPMSAETKGEAQMAELKDLDIHSETKTSNGEKNARQRLLNSSC
- the Panx1 gene encoding pannexin-1 isoform X2 translates to MAIAHLATEYVFSDFLLKEPTEPKFKGLRLELAVDKMVTCIAVGLPLLLISLAFAQEISIGTQISCFSPSSFSWRQAAFVDSYCWAAVQQKNSLQSESGNLPLWLHKFFPYILLLFAILLYLPTLFWRFTAAPHLCSDLKFIMEELDKVYNRAIKAARSARDLDLRDGACPVPGVNENIGQSLWEISESHFKYPIVEQYLKTKKNSSNLIVKYIGCRLITLTVILLACMYLGYYFSLSSLSDEFVCSIKSGILRNDSTVPDQFQCKLIAVGIFQLLSFINLMVYVLLAPVVVYTLFVPLRQKTDVLKVYEILPTFDVLHFKSEGYNDLSLYNLFLEENISELKSYKCLKIWTYTVKLKQVMERRMLDRDF